The Candidatus Bathyarchaeota archaeon DNA segment TTTGAGATTAAAACGTGTGCCTCTATGAGTGAAATTAAAAAGCTTAGTCTTGAGCAAATGGATGAGGGACGTAAAAAAGCTTTATTCAATTCAGACGAACTTTTAAGTGATGCAAAAACTCTTCTTGAAAATGGAAGGTGGGCAAGAGCATTTTTACTATCTCTTTTATCAATGGAGGAATTGGGAAAATATATACTTTTGGTGAGTCTTTCTTCGATTCCTAATTATAATAAGATCGATTGGAAAAAATTTTGGAAAATGTACGAATTCCACAAGATTGATGGAGACGATATTCATTTATTAGGATTCTTCTTTGCTGAATTGAAATCTTTAAAAAATTTAGAAAAAAATCTAAAAGGACTTCAGAATGAAGGTGAAAATATTTTGACTTCCCTAGGAGACCTTTCATTATTCTCAGACTTTCAAAAAAATGGCTTCCATAGTCCTGAGGAAGTTATTACTAATGAAATTGCATCATATTGGGTTAGAGTTGCTGAGAGATATCTAAACTCGGTAAAATCTT contains these protein-coding regions:
- a CDS encoding AbiV family abortive infection protein; the protein is MSEIKKLSLEQMDEGRKKALFNSDELLSDAKTLLENGRWARAFLLSLLSMEELGKYILLVSLSSIPNYNKIDWKKFWKMYEFHKIDGDDIHLLGFFFAELKSLKNLEKNLKGLQNEGENILTSLGDLSLFSDFQKNGFHSPEEVITNEIASYWVRVAERYLNSVKS